Part of the Triticum urartu cultivar G1812 chromosome 2, Tu2.1, whole genome shotgun sequence genome, ATCTGATGACCGCCTCACACCCGCGAAGCCACTCTTGCCGGGCGACAAGCTCATCTCAAACAATGGCATCTTCGCTCTAGGCTTCTTCTCCCTGGACCCGGAGAACTCCACCGCCGCAAACTCATATGTAGGCATATGGTACCACGACATCCCGGAGAGGACATATGTGTGGGTGGCCAACCGTGACAATCCTATCGGCAGCGGTTTGTCTGGGGAGCTGGTTCTCACCAACACCTCTGATCTTGTCTTGTCAGACTCAGAAGGCCACATCCTCTGGAGGACGACGAACAACGTCACCTCCGGGGGTGATGGTGCCATGGCGCTGCTGCTGGAGGCGGGGAACTTTGTCGTCCAGTTGCAGAATTTCACGCAGATATGGCAGAGCTATGATCACCCGACCGACACCATCCTCCCCAGCTTCAAGTTGTGGGCAAACTACAAGACCCACACAGCAGTGCGTCTCGTTGCTTGGAAAGGTCCTCTGGATCCGTCCCCCGGGAAATTCTTGCTCAGCCGTGACCCCGGCACAGGCCTCCAGATCCTCACCTTGCGCGGGACTAGCAAGTACTGGCGCAGCGGGTTGTGGAACGGTGCACAAGCCTCGGACAAGAACGGATACATGTGGTCCCAGAACGTCGATGACGGGGAGACCATCTACTCGACGTACAACACGGGTAACAGCTCTGCCCGGAGATCGCACTGGAAGCTGGACTACAATGGCGACTTGATGCTCAGGATCTGGACTGGCCGGTCATGGGTGCCTCTGTTCAAGCGCCCGGATGATGGCTGCCGCCACTATGGCTCGTGTGGTCCGTTCGGCTACTGCGACATGTTTGACAAGATCAGCGGCGAGTGCAAGTGCCTCGATGGGTTCAGGCCGGCAGACGGCTTCAGCGCCAACCCCTCCCGAGGATGCGTGAGAAAGGAAAACCTGACATGCCGCGGCGACCATTTCTTGACTTTGCCGGAGATGAAGGTGCCTGACAAGTTTGTGTATGTGAGGAACAGAAGCTTCGAGGAGTGCACTGCTGAGTGTGAGCGTGACTGCTCCTGCACTGCGTACGCTTACACCAACCTGAGCAGCATCGTCGCAACTGGTGGCCCATCAAGATGCTTGATCTGGACAGGGGAGCTTGTTGACTCTGAGAAGGCCGGTATGCTTGGTGGCAACCTCTACATTCGGCTTGCTGGCTCTCCTGGTACGTATTGTGTCGTTACCACTGAACAAACTCATCAGTTGCATTTCTTCCAGAATTGTGTCGGTGCACATTTGTAACAGTCAAGCTAGCCAGTTACTTTTGCTGTCTGCAAATTTTAACTTTTGAAACAAAATCTGTAATTATATTGAGATCAAAGTTTTAAATAATGGGATATGAGGAATAGTGGCAGCCTCACTAGCGTACTAAATGGCGCTATAGCGCGCTAAAGCCGCTAAGTTGTACACGACGTCGTTAGCGTGATGTCCCACCAAACACTATAGCACTGATATAGCATGCCATTTAAAACTTTGATGGATTGAGATAGATTTTCAATATCTGCTTTGGTATTATATACGAATTCAAGTAAATTGATGCTATGTTATACTCATTGAGAAAAGGATAAATTCATACTCTCACATGTTATACTCATTCAATCTATGCTATCATCTCCTTCACAGAACACAGTTCTGCAGTAAACACCACGAAGAGCGGTGTCAGTGTGGTATTCAAGATCGCACTTCCAGTTATAACATTCCTGCTGACACTCACATGCATATATCTCGTCTGCATATGCAAGCAAAAAGGTAGAACAAGGGACTCCAGTTTACTCTGATATGATCTTTCATGTAAAAGTGTCGAGTATTGATGTTACTGATATTTCTGCAGGGATACAAGTAAACAAGGAAACCCTGAAAAAACCGGCCCTGAAACACCTGAGCACTTCGCAAGAAGTTTGGGATCAAAATTTAGAATTCCAGTCTATTATGTTCGAAGACATTGCTGCTGCAACAAACAGTTTCCATGACACAAACGTACTTGGAAAAGGAGGTTTTGGCAAAGTCTATAAggttttaaaactttgactttGTCAATTAATTACAACATTGGAAAATCTGTTTCAATAATTATGAAATCACACAGGGAATACTAGAAGATGGAAAGGAAGTTGCTGTTAAAAGGCTTAGCAAGGGTTCTGATCAGGGGATAGAGCATTTTAGAAATGAAGTGGTTCTTATTGCCAAATTGCAGCACAAGAATCTAGTTAGACTTCTTGGCTGTTGTATTCATGAGGATGAGAAGTTGCTTATTTATGAATACTTACCCAACAAAAGCCTGGACCAGTTTCTTTTTGGTATGTTCTAAACTTCTAATCCCATACTATCGAAAGTAATCTCGAATTGACCAAGCAAACTTACTTGTCTGAACGGCTTATGCCTTGCACTCATGTAAATGCATGTCCTGTTCTTGGCAGATATTGCAAGGAAATTTATGCTTGATTGGCCAAAGAGGTTCAACATAATCAAAGGGGTAGCTAGAGGACTTATGTATCTCCACCAAGATTCGAGAACGACTATAATCCATAGAGACCTCAAGCCAAGCAACATCCTGCTAGACGTGGAGATGAACCCCAAAATATCAGATTTTGGAATGGCAAGGATCTTTGGGGGCAACGAACAACAAGAAAGTACCAGACGAGTTGTTGGCACGTAGTAAGTACTTCTTCAACTAGTCCTTGGTCTGAAAATTTAATTTATAAGCCTGAAATAGCTCAAAATTTTCAAACAGCGGGTACATGTCGCCTGAGTATGCGATGGAGGGCATTTTTTCCGTCAAGTCGGACACCTACAGCTTTGGTATTTTGCTACTAGAGATTGTAAGTGGATTAAAGATCAGTTCACCACATCATCTTGTGATGGACTTTTCAAATCTCATATCATTTGTAAGTGTCACATACTGTGTTATGAAAAATGCTTCAGATTCTAATAACTCAACAAGAAATGCAGTATTAGCAAATATAAATTACAAATTTTGCCATTATGTTTCAGGCATGGAACTTGTGGGCAGATGGCAAAGTGGAGGATTTCGTGGACCCAGCCGTCACGGAGAGCTACTCGCTTGATGAAGTGTCCAAGTGCATCCATGTTGGGCTCTTGTGTGTCCAGGACAGCTCCGGTGCTAGGCCTCACATGTCATCCGTTGTGTCCATGCTCGACAGTGAAGCCATGCCTCGCGCAGCGCCGAGGCAACCTATGTATTTCGCGCAGATAAATTACGAAACCAGTGATGCGACAGAAGACCTGAAAAACTCTGCCAATGGCGTGAGCCTTATGGCACTAGAAGGACGATAACTGGCTCATGTAACTGTGTCATTCCTACTAGCTATTAAGATTTACTTATATTTGAAGGAATGTattctatggaagatttgtgtcCTTCTTTTCCTTGTTGGCCATGGCATTAAGCCCACTTTTGTTGGGTTGTACCGTTGACATGGATTGAGAATTTTTTGTCAAATTAATTGAACGGTAAGTGTGATAAATGCCTTTTCTTATTTTGGTATTTTCTATTTATTTATCATTATATATACATGTTCACCcttttttgctattttatttattttctaaAAAATACTTGGAAACAATATTTTGGGTTAGGAAATTCTTTCATGtagtttaaaaaatgttcaatatTTATTTAAACAAGTTCAGCCTGCATTCAGAAATGGTTCAGGTATATGAAAAAATGTTCGTCATGCATGAGAAAAGATATTCAATGTGTATTAAAAATATCTCAAAAGAGTGTATAAACAATCAACATGTATTAAAATAATTTCAGCTTGTATTAACAAAGTGTTGAACATAAATTTAAAAATGGTCATTGTGTtaattaaaaaaatgtttcaTATGCATATGAAAACGCTCAAGTatgaaatatatatatatatatatatgcatttGGTTTTACATTGTTAGTAGTTAAATAAAACTAAAAAAGGGCAAACAAAAAGTAAAAAAGAAATGgataaaataaaaggaaaaggaaagaaaaacagaaaaagaaaacaaataaagaAATAAAACAAGAACAaagaaataaaacggaaataaataaaaaaacataGGGGGAAATGAAAAATAATATgtaaaaaagaaacagaaaaacatgaaataaaaaataaaatggAAAGAGAGAAACAATAACATATAAACTAAAAGAAGGAATAGAATCAATAGAAGGTAAAAGCTGAAAATCAATGGTCTTTGGATGGTCCACACAGACGAGCAGTACATGGTCAACGCACAAAACCAAGAAAAACTTAGATCACACTGGTGACCAGTAGAGTAAGGTTTTGTTTGGCAGTAAAGTATTATAAAAAAAGGGAGTATTGAAAAATACAATATTTTATGGAAATCTAGTTTGGCATTTGGGAGCACATCCTCCTGCGCGTGAAAAATGTTCTTTTTTAATGTCACAAAAATCGGGAAGAAAAAATGTGTTCATGATCACATCCAAATACTACCAGCAAATTTTTAGGGGAAATGGTTAAGCATTATGACTTGtacaaaaaacaaaacaaaaaaatcaaACACCAAATGTTACTTTTAATTTTGTTTTTTACCAATAAAGAAGCGTTATCCCGTTTCGCATGAAAATTGTCAAGCAGGCTTGCTACACGAACATGAACATCTACAGAAAATTcagatttatttatttattattgtGAATTACATGTTTTTTCAGGAGCATATGCTCCCTGGAGCCAAAACTTTCCAATATTTCATGTTTTTTGGCACTCGAGTCCTATCTGCCGCTCTTTACGGGAGCCCCTATTCCTCGCATTCAGCGACTATAACTCCCGACTCGGGCAACCAATATGGGTCAGCCCACGCGCGAGCGAGGTCACAGTCTGTTTTTCTGTCTTTTTTTTTGACGTTTTACGTTTTCTGTTTTGTTTTTCGTTTTATTTTTGCAATTTCGTTTATACTCTCAAATATTTTAAATATATATTGCAAAAAACTCACAAAACATTTCAAAAATGTTGgataagtatttgaaaaatgttaaacaagtatttgaaaaatattatcaagcattcaaaaaaaatattgaacatgtagttgaaaaatgttgaacaagtatttgaaaaatgttaatgtAGCATTGCGAGAAATTTTGAACAactatttgaaaaatgttgataAAGTATTCAATAGAAATTGAACAattatttgaaaaatgttaatcatgcatctggaaaaatgttgaataagtatatGAAAAGAAATTAATCAAGCGTTTTAAAAATGTTGAatatgtatttgaaaaatgttgaacaaggatttaaaaaatgttaatcaagcattcaAGAAATGATAACAAATATTTGAAATTTTGAACAAGAATTTTTAAAAACATTGATCATATATATTTTGAACAAGTGTTTggaaaatgttgaacaagtatttgaaaagtgttgaacaagtatttgaaaaaatgttgatcatgtgtAGCGAACCAGCTTGAGTTACTGTAGAGAAAAATATTTAGATAAAATTGAGAACATTTTTTAATCGTGATTTTTTATTACAACATGATTTTGAAAAGATGAACAAAACTTGAAATTTCAAACAATTTATTAAAACTTCAAAAAGTTTTTGCATTCTACAAATATTTTATGAAAACGTGAACAAAGTGTAAAAATGAGAATGTTTTTTCAAAAATTTAAACATTTTGAGGAAAATTGAATttgattttgtttttttaaagCAAGTAGTTTTTCAAAATGAGAATATTTTGTCAAACCATGAACGAATTTTTATATTTCTGAACATTTTTTGTAAACACAAACATTATTTTGGAATCTGCAAACTTTTTTGGAATGCAAATAATTTACTAAATTGTGAAATTTtgaaaaggaaaaataaaagaATTGAAAATAAAATACAAAAGGTAGGAAActaaaaaatgaaaaagaaaagaaaaactgaaACAAAAAGAAAACCTAAAACCAATCAAAACAATAGAAAAACGGTCTAaaaaccttctagaaggttctcAAAATCACTCAGGAAACTTTCAGAAAGTTCCTAAAACCGGGATTCTCACCACATATGTAGCTCTAAATGGTGGGCCATTTAATGTCTGTTAGTGGCTATCCTATGCGTGTCAATGACAACTTGATGTAAGCGTGTTAAAAAGGAAATGCGTGTCTCGGTCTCAAGCTTCGACGTTCTTACGTTTGCTCGTCTCTTTCTGTTGTTTTCTCCTTTCTTTTTTCTATTTCATTTATGTTTTGAAATATTCTAAATATGTATCATATATAAAATTAATTTCTCCGATTATGAAAACTCTCGGTGCACATTAGAATATATGTTTGTGCATATAAAAGTCTATTCGTACAATTTTGAAAATTATTCTTACCATTGGAAAACATGTTCGTGtagttcaaaaaatgttcacacgTTTAAAAATGTGTTCGTTACACCATCTTaaaaaatgcatgaaaatataaAAAGTTGTCTGTGTAATTTACAAGGAAAAATCATGATATTTCATAGAAAATTGCGGATTTGAAAATATTGACATTTTAAAATAATGTTCACTGAAATGAAACAATTCGGTCTCGCAATCTTTACAAAAATGTTCATAACATATAAAATACTGGTTGCAtgtttttaaaaaatgttccGTAATTTTTTGTAAGAAGTTCAAACTGTGTTTAAAAATGTTCACCATGCAATTAAAAGATGTAcaatgtgttttaaaaatgttgAATGTGCAATTTACAAATGCTCAACATGTATTTTAAAAAGGTGTGAAGTATATCTAAAAGATTCAAGCAGTATAAAAAATATTCAACGTGTATTCAATAAAAGGGGACATGTATTTCAAAAGTGAAAGAAAATGAAATAAAACCAGCATGTAAAATGAAACCTCGATGAAAAACCAATAGAGAAAAGAAGAAACAACACGGTACCTTCCGAAGACCAGCCAATACCGGCCAGGATGTTTCCCGAACCGTTCTCTAGAAGCTTCCCAAAACCGCTTCTTCGGCCTGTCCCGTAGGCATGGTGTGTCTCACACCAAGAAATATATCCCAAAGCATTCGCCATAGGTGGTACATAGTATTTTTGCTTTTGTGCATTGTGTTATTTGAATATTACATTtttttttcaatttggagttcTGTTTTTCTTCTGGTTTTTATTCTTTTCTGGGGTTTTGATGCATTCGTAGGTGatgggaacgtctcctcccacgaGCACACATCACCGGAATGGCTGAAATATATCTAGGGAAGTGCGACCATCGGTGCCAAGTCTAGGAATTGAACCTCGGTGGGTTGGTACCACCACAAGGAACCTAATCATCTTAGCTACGCTCAGTTCGCTTCTATTTATTGTTGTTTCAAAGAAATGTACACACTTACTAATGAATACACAAGCATCTTCTTTAAATTGTGTGACCAATTTTTAAAAACTAAATGAACACGTTTAAAAATTATACAAAAAATGTTATTTAAAGTGATTGAACACCTTTTTAATTACATGAACATTTGGAAATTAATGCATTAAAATCTTGCACAATTTATCGGTAAAATTCACTTTATTAGGTGTACTCATGTTTtcaaaaacaacaacaaaaaatcCATCATAGAGgaacatatttcttgtagtgcttAAGAAAAATGTTCTCCTTCATATAGAAAAGAACTTCCCCTCCAAATACCCTACTTTGTGGTCCACTCAATGTTCTTCCAGTCCCTATTTCTTATCATTTTTTATCAATGGGTATACCTAAATACGTGACTGGTAAAATCCCAGCCTTGCAGGTGAAGATTTGTCAAGAGTATGTTGTTTTTTCTTAGTCTCCCCCGTATTACTTTACAGGACGTACCCAAATGGACTATCCCCTCGAATAGACCAAATATGTGATACGGTCTGCCTCATGGCTATCCTGAGATTACTTCTATCATAGGCCTTTTGTTCCACCCGCCTTGAAAATCCTACATCCTCAAGACTATAATTGCTGCCCTAGGGTTTTTAGACGGAGACCCACAAAGACCCGCTTTAGATATGTTTTTTTATACATGATTTTTTGGCCCACATCAGTACAGTTACTAAGCTCCCACGAATTCAAGGTCCCTGGTGAATCGAGGCTGGTTTTTATGGAGGACATCCCGATTTGGGTCAACCTGCTGTCGGATGTGGCGTGTGTATGCCGTGCACGCTCGAGGGATTTCCGGTTTTTTAGGGTCAACATTGATGCTTCTTATTTAGCCAGCATAGCTGGGAATGTCATCAGAAATTACAGAGAGAACAAAGTCTGGGGGAGACCCCAACCACACCTTACACAACTCATCACCTACACCTACTTTAGCTAACTTGTGAGCAGCAACATTGGCAGTACGACGAACCCAAGTCACGCGATACTCAGCCCGAGTATGCAACCGCTCCTTAATCTCCTCAATCCACGAACCAACAGCTGCCATGCACTTATGACGATCATTTAGCATTTGCACAACAGGCAGGCTGTCCAGCTCCAGATGGACACTTTGAAATCCTCTCTCAATAGCAAGGAGTAAACCACTTTTGCAGGCAAGGATTTCCACAGCCTCCGGGTCAACCGAGCGATTGAAGAACTGACGGGCACCTGCAAGAAAAGCACCCCCAGCATCACGAATAACCACTCCGGTGCCCCCCTTCTCCCCATTCCCAGTGACGGCACCATCAGAGTTGACCTTCACCCACCCCTGAGACGGAGGCTTCCATCGCTGCACGGTTCTGGCCTGCGGCACCCTCGCTGCGGCGTCGTGAACTTGTCTCCACTCAATCAAGTGGGAGTAGATAGACTCCATGATTTCATGTGGGGATGCCATCTTCTTCCCATCCCGCGCGTCATTACGAGCTACCCAGAGGCCATACACTGCTTGAATCATCACTTGTTTTTCCTCATCAGCCGCCTCCTCAAACCATCCAAGGAGCCAGTTTGCAAGCGCATTCTGGGAGTCCATAGGAAACGGTGGGAGTGCCATCGTGACGCCCTTCTCTGAATGCAGCTTCTGCCAGAACAATGACGAATGTTGACATGCCCAGAACCTGTGATAGATGGTTTCTTCCCTGCCGCATGCCACACAGAAAACACCCGGTTTGATCCAGCGTCTATGTAGTTCAGACCCCACTGCCAGACCATTACGAACAAGTCGCCACATGTGGATTTTAGCTTTCCCCGGAGCATTAGTACTCCAAATGCCAAGGTAACCTTTATGTCGCTGCACTGAGCTCGACGAGCCTGGCTGTCCAGCTCTCGCAAGTTTCCTCGACATGGCCGAGTGATAGGCAGACTTAACATTGAAAATTCCATTCTTAGTGTAGTTCCAGGCTTGGTAGTCCTCCACCCCCACTCCTCCAACAGCGATCTGCAGAATATCCCGGGCATCCGAAGGCGAGAACATGGCCGCAACTTTGGCCTCATCCCATCCATTTGCCTGATCTGAGAGCAGGTGAGCCACCTTAGTCGTGCCCGGGAGGAACGCTTGCCCCAGTGGTCTCAAGCAACCAGACCGCGGGATCCAGTTGTCATGGTGGATATTAATAGACGATCGATCCATCCCCTACTCGCCAAACCAGCCCTTCCCTCAGCAAGTCCCTTCTATGCAACAAGCTTCTGAACATGAAGGAAGCGTTGGCCGGGCAAGTAGCGGACATAATAGAACAGTCCTTGAAGTAACGAGCCTTCAGCACCCTCGCGACCAAAGAATTGGGCACCGTGAGGAGACGCCACGCTTGTTTTGCTAACAGAGCTTGGTTGAAAGCTTCGGGTTGTCGGAACCCCAGACCACCCTCACGCTTGGAGGTACACATTTTGTCCCACGCAATCCAATGCACCTTCATCTCACCATTCCTCGCACCCCACCAGAATTTTGAGGAGATAGAAGTCAGATTCCAACATATTTTCTTTGTGAGGTGGAAACAACTCATGGTGAGCGTAGGGGTAGCTTGGAGTCCGGATTTAACCAACACTTCCCTAGCCTTGTTTGACAAACCCTGTCCCTTCCATCCAGTAACCTTTCCCTTGGAACTCTCCATCACATATCTGAAAGCACCATCCTTCGATCTTCCCACTTGGGTAGGAAGACTGATATATCTCTCGCTAAGTGCCTCGGATTGGATGCCAATATCAGTTTTCAATTGGTCTTTCACATCATTCTGACACCCCCTCCCAAAGAAGATAGAAGATTTCTGCAGATTCACCTCCTGCCCCGAAGCACGCTCATATTTTCGAAGGATCTCCTTGAGAGCAGCCATGTTATCTCGTGAGCCTTCAAAAAAGACAATGCTATCATCCGCAAAATGAAGATGTGTGACATGGGGGCCAGTGCTCCCAAAAGTCACCCCTTTAATGATCCGGTCCTCCTAAGCTTTCTTCAATAAGGCAGAGAAGCCCTCAGCACAGAAAAGAAACAGGTAAGGGCTCAGTGGATCACCCTGTCGCAAACCCCGTGAAAGAAGAAAAGCTCTCGAAAAAACCCCATTAAGTTTGACACAAAAACATGCAGACGAAACACAACGCATGATCACCTCAATCCATTGGGAAGCAAAGCCAAACTTTCTCAACGTTTGTTCTAAGAAAACCCATTCGATCCTATCATAAGCTTTCATCAT contains:
- the LOC125540204 gene encoding G-type lectin S-receptor-like serine/threonine-protein kinase B120 isoform X2, which translates into the protein MLLWSAQTVYFALLSQAYVKESLSSMTLRVIFTLLLLVCFCESDDRLTPAKPLLPGDKLISNNGIFALGFFSLDPENSTAANSYVGIWYHDIPERTYVWVANRDNPIGSGLSGELVLTNTSDLVLSDSEGHILWRTTNNVTSGGDGAMALLLEAGNFVVQLQNFTQIWQSYDHPTDTILPSFKLWANYKTHTAVRLVAWKGPLDPSPGKFLLSRDPGTGLQILTLRGTSKYWRSGLWNGAQASDKNGYMWSQNVDDGETIYSTYNTGNSSARRSHWKLDYNGDLMLRIWTGRSWVPLFKRPDDGCRHYGSCGPFGYCDMFDKISGECKCLDGFRPADGFSANPSRGCVRKENLTCRGDHFLTLPEMKVPDKFVYVRNRSFEECTAECERDCSCTAYAYTNLSSIVATGGPSRCLIWTGELVDSEKAGMLGGNLYIRLAGSPEHSSAVNTTKSGVSVVFKIALPVITFLLTLTCIYLVCICKQKGIQVNKETLKKPALKHLSTSQEVWDQNLEFQSIMFEDIAAATNSFHDTNVLGKGGFGKVYKGILEDGKEVAVKRLSKGSDQGIEHFRNEVVLIAKLQHKNLVRLLGCCIHEDEKLLIYEYLPNKSLDQFLFDIARKFMLDWPKRFNIIKGVARGLMYLHQDSRTTIIHRDLKPSNILLDVEMNPKISDFGMARIFGGNEQQESTRRVVGTYGYMSPEYAMEGIFSVKSDTYSFGILLLEIAWNLWADGKVEDFVDPAVTESYSLDEVSKCIHVGLLCVQDSSGARPHMSSVVSMLDSEAMPRAAPRQPMYFAQINYETSDATEDLKNSANGVSLMALEGR
- the LOC125540204 gene encoding G-type lectin S-receptor-like serine/threonine-protein kinase B120 isoform X1, which encodes MLLWSAQTVYFALLSQAYVKESLSSMTLRVIFTLLLLVCFCESDDRLTPAKPLLPGDKLISNNGIFALGFFSLDPENSTAANSYVGIWYHDIPERTYVWVANRDNPIGSGLSGELVLTNTSDLVLSDSEGHILWRTTNNVTSGGDGAMALLLEAGNFVVQLQNFTQIWQSYDHPTDTILPSFKLWANYKTHTAVRLVAWKGPLDPSPGKFLLSRDPGTGLQILTLRGTSKYWRSGLWNGAQASDKNGYMWSQNVDDGETIYSTYNTGNSSARRSHWKLDYNGDLMLRIWTGRSWVPLFKRPDDGCRHYGSCGPFGYCDMFDKISGECKCLDGFRPADGFSANPSRGCVRKENLTCRGDHFLTLPEMKVPDKFVYVRNRSFEECTAECERDCSCTAYAYTNLSSIVATGGPSRCLIWTGELVDSEKAGMLGGNLYIRLAGSPEHSSAVNTTKSGVSVVFKIALPVITFLLTLTCIYLVCICKQKGIQVNKETLKKPALKHLSTSQEVWDQNLEFQSIMFEDIAAATNSFHDTNVLGKGGFGKVYKGILEDGKEVAVKRLSKGSDQGIEHFRNEVVLIAKLQHKNLVRLLGCCIHEDEKLLIYEYLPNKSLDQFLFDIARKFMLDWPKRFNIIKGVARGLMYLHQDSRTTIIHRDLKPSNILLDVEMNPKISDFGMARIFGGNEQQESTRRVVGTYGYMSPEYAMEGIFSVKSDTYSFGILLLEIVSGLKISSPHHLVMDFSNLISFAWNLWADGKVEDFVDPAVTESYSLDEVSKCIHVGLLCVQDSSGARPHMSSVVSMLDSEAMPRAAPRQPMYFAQINYETSDATEDLKNSANGVSLMALEGR
- the LOC125540204 gene encoding G-type lectin S-receptor-like serine/threonine-protein kinase B120 isoform X3, encoding MALLLEAGNFVVQLQNFTQIWQSYDHPTDTILPSFKLWANYKTHTAVRLVAWKGPLDPSPGKFLLSRDPGTGLQILTLRGTSKYWRSGLWNGAQASDKNGYMWSQNVDDGETIYSTYNTGNSSARRSHWKLDYNGDLMLRIWTGRSWVPLFKRPDDGCRHYGSCGPFGYCDMFDKISGECKCLDGFRPADGFSANPSRGCVRKENLTCRGDHFLTLPEMKVPDKFVYVRNRSFEECTAECERDCSCTAYAYTNLSSIVATGGPSRCLIWTGELVDSEKAGMLGGNLYIRLAGSPEHSSAVNTTKSGVSVVFKIALPVITFLLTLTCIYLVCICKQKGIQVNKETLKKPALKHLSTSQEVWDQNLEFQSIMFEDIAAATNSFHDTNVLGKGGFGKVYKGILEDGKEVAVKRLSKGSDQGIEHFRNEVVLIAKLQHKNLVRLLGCCIHEDEKLLIYEYLPNKSLDQFLFDIARKFMLDWPKRFNIIKGVARGLMYLHQDSRTTIIHRDLKPSNILLDVEMNPKISDFGMARIFGGNEQQESTRRVVGTYGYMSPEYAMEGIFSVKSDTYSFGILLLEIVSGLKISSPHHLVMDFSNLISFAWNLWADGKVEDFVDPAVTESYSLDEVSKCIHVGLLCVQDSSGARPHMSSVVSMLDSEAMPRAAPRQPMYFAQINYETSDATEDLKNSANGVSLMALEGR